The Streptomyces sp. JB150 genomic interval GCTCGTACACCTCGGGGACGCCCGCCAGTTCCCGGTAGACGGTGCGGAAGTTGTCCACGGAGCGGCGCAGGGTGAAGCGGTCGATGACCCGCTGGCGGCCCAGTTCGCCGAGGCGGCGGCGGCGTTCGTGGTCGTGGAGCAGGGTGAGCGCGGCGGCGGCCATCTTCTCCGGTTCGCGCGGCGGCACCACCAGACCGGTGTCGCCGACCGCCTCGCGGACGCCGCCGACGTCCGTGGAGACGGTGGTGCGGCCGCAGGACATGGCCTCGATGAGGGAGAACGGGAAGCCCTCCGAGATGGAGGACAGCATGACGACGTGGCCGGCGGCGTAGGCGCGCCAGACCTCGCTGACGCGGCCTTCGAAGGTGAGGCCGTCGCTGACGCCGAGTTCGGCGGCGAGCTTCTCCAGCCCGGTCCGGTAGTCCTCGCAGCCGGGCGGGACCGGGCCGAACAGGCGCAGCCTGGTCCGCGGGATCTCGGCGCGGACCAGGGCGTAGGCGCGGATCAGGGTCTCCAGGTCCTTGATCGGGTCGACGCGGCCGCACCAGGTGAGGGTGGGGACGCCGGGTTCGGGTCCGGCGTGCGGGAAGGCGGCCGGGTCGACGCCGTTGTAGACGGTGCGGATCTTGCCGGCGTCGGCGCCGCCGCGCTCCTCCCAGCGGCGGTTGTACCGGTTGCACGGGGTGATCAGGTCGGCGGAGCGGTAGCCGTGCGAGGTGAGCGCGCGCCAGAAGCCGAGCATGAAGGCCTTCACGGGCCAGCGCTGGGGCTCCTGGCGGTAGCCGAGATAGCGCTCGCGCAGGTAGATGCCGTGCTCGGTGAGGAGGAACGGCACACCGTCGAGGTGGCGGGCGGCGAGCGCGGGGAGGGTGGCGAGGCCACTGCTCACGGCGTGCG includes:
- the pelF gene encoding GT4 family glycosyltransferase PelF, encoding MRTGRHVTMLTEGTYPHVHGGVSTWCDQLVKGMPEVDFHIVSLTGSGREPVTWELPPNVRRHTTVPTWGPRPGSRRPPHGRARRRFVDAYEQFLLSFLDPESPCDFGEALTELARLARAGRLSAALRTETALRSLMWIWTMPHLPTAAARPTVHDALTATDLLEHALRPLGTRIQENSVAHAVSSGLATLPALAARHLDGVPFLLTEHGIYLRERYLGYRQEPQRWPVKAFMLGFWRALTSHGYRSADLITPCNRYNRRWEERGGADAGKIRTVYNGVDPAAFPHAGPEPGVPTLTWCGRVDPIKDLETLIRAYALVRAEIPRTRLRLFGPVPPGCEDYRTGLEKLAAELGVSDGLTFEGRVSEVWRAYAAGHVVMLSSISEGFPFSLIEAMSCGRTTVSTDVGGVREAVGDTGLVVPPREPEKMAAAALTLLHDHERRRRLGELGRQRVIDRFTLRRSVDNFRTVYRELAGVPEVYEPTVETVADWTLELRDPWYATVATDGTGW